The nucleotide sequence ATAGGCGGGGATATCAAATTTATTCCATCTACCGGAGTGACTCTTCCGCTGGTCAGTTATGGAGGCAGTTCCCTGCTTAGTACGCTGATGATTTTTGCCATTATCCAGGGACTGTATCTCATGCGGGAACGAGACCAGGCGGAAGGAGAGATTTCCCAGGAGACACCAGGCCGGAAGCCGGGAAAGAAGGAGCGTCAGCCCGGACAGGAGACAAAGACGGAAGAAATCGGGAAAGAAAAGAAAAAACAGGGGAAGAAACGGCCCGGCAGGAAAGGAGGAATTTCATCCCATGAAGAAACCATCCACGGAACGAAAATCCAGGACTTCGACTAATCGGGAAAAAAACAGAGAATTTGCCATTATTACCTATCTGTTTGTGGGAATGTTTATGATGATGATGGGGTATTTCGTCTGGTTTCAGGTATTCAGAAGCGAGGATTTCATCAACAGCCCTTATAATGCCAGGCAGAATACTTTTTCCGAACATGTGGTGCGGGGCGAAATCCTCTCGGCAGACGGAAAAGTACTGGCACAGACCCTGGTGGGAGAGGACGGCAGCGAAACCAGGCAGTATCCCTATGGCAGTATGTTTGCCCATGCGGTAGGGTATGACAGCAATGGAAAATCCGGAATTGAATCCTTTGGTAATTTCAGCCTGCTCCGCTCCCATGCATTTGCTCTGGAACAGGTGGTTAACGGCATTCAGAATCAGAAAAATCCAGGGGATAATATCGTTACCACCCTGGATTACGGTCTGCAGGAGACGGCATATCAGGCGCTGGGAAGCAATCGCGGAGCCATTGTGGTGCTGGAGCCTGCCACAGGGAAAATCCTTGCCATGGTTTCCAGACCGGATTTTGACCCCAATACCATAGAAGCGGAATGGGACAGCATTATTGCCGATACGGAGGACGACAATTCCGTGCTGGTGAACCGGGTGACCCAGGGACTGTATCCTCCCGGCTCCACCTTTAAAATTCTCACCACACTGGAATATCTTCGGGAACATGAGAATTATCAGGATTATTCCTATGAGTGTACCGGAAGTATTTCCATGGAAAATACGGAAATTCACTGTTATAATCATGCGGTGCACGGGACGGAGAATCTGGAAACCTCCTTTGCAAAATCCTGTAATACCTCTTATGCCAATATCGGGCTGGGACTGGATAAAAAGGCATTTCAGCAGCTTTGTGACAGTATGCTGTTCCAGAAAAACCTGCCCATATCCTATCCCTTTAATAAGAGCAGTTTTGTACTGAAAGAGGATTCCAGTACAGACGAAGTGACCCAGACTGCCATTGGACAGGGCAAAACTCTGGTCACTCCCATACATATGGCCATGATTACTTCTGCCATCGCCAATCAGGGTATTCTGATGCGGCCTTATGTGATTGACCGGACAGAAAATTATAAGGGAATTACGGTAAAGGAATATAAGCCTTCCCGGTATGGCGCTCTGATATCGGAGGAAGAAGCGGCAAAGCTGCAGGAATTCATGGCGCTGGTGGTTCAGGAGGGAACCGGTTCCAAATTAAGCGGCCAGAGTTATCAGGCAGCCGGAAAAACAGGTTCTGCCGAGTTCAGCAGCAATAAATCCGAGAGCCATGCCTGGTTTACCGGATATGCTTCCGCAGAGGGAAAAGAGACCATTGCGGTTACGGTAATAGTGGAAAAAGGCGGCGCCGGAAGCAGCACAGCAGTTCCCATTGCAAAACAGGTGTTTGACCGGTATTTCAGCCGGTAATAACAGCTATCCCCATGGAATAGCAGAAAAATCTTGCAAGATACTGGAAAAAGGGGTATACTAATTGCAAAGTTCTATAAACCACATCAGGAGGTATTGCAATGATTGAAGCAACGAGTTGTGGTGGTGTGGTAATATTTCGCGGAAAGATTCTGCTTTTGTATAAAAATTACAGGAACAAATATGAAGGATGGGTACTTCCAAAGGGAACTGTAGAGCCAGGAGAAGAATACCGGGAGACGGCGGCCAGAGAGGTGCTGGAAGAAACCGGAGTGGACGCCTCCATTATTAAATATGTGGGAAAGAGCCAGTATACGTTTACGGTTCCGGACGACACGGTGGAAAAGGATGTCCACTGGTACCTTATGATGGCAGACAGTTATTACAGCAAACCACAACGGGAAGAATATTTTGTTGATTCAGGATACTACAAATTTCACGAGGCCTACCATCTGCTTCGTTTTGCCAATGAGAAGCAGATACTGGAAAAAGCATATAATGAATATCTGGATTTGAAAAAAAGTAATCTTTGGGGCAACAGAAAATATTTCTAGCACATCCGCTACGACGATGTGCCAGACGGTTACACACAGGAAAAGGTGCTCATGAAACGGGGCGCCTTTTTTAGGAGAGATTAATGACTTGGTATAAGGAATATTATGCGGGAGAAAGCATCGCAGGGAAAAAGGAAAGAATAAAATGGAAAATCCTCCACCATGCAGGACAGATTGGGATTTATGTGATTGCGGTCAGCAGCAGTCCGGGGAACCTGCTGGATATTATTCCTTCCTGGGAGCTGATGCAGAAGTATTATCCCAAATCCGAGCTTCTGATTGTGGGAGTGGATAAGGGATATGAAAATGCCATGGAACTGGCAGGAATGATTGTGATGGACGTATACCAGAAGACCGGAGATTTCAGAGTAAGAGAATACTTTCTGGAAAAACACAGAGAGCAGCTCAGGAAGGGGCATAAATGGAAATCCTGTTCCTGATTTTGAAAGCGCTGGGTATTCTGTTGGCTGTCCTGCTGTTGCTGGTTATTGTATTCCTGTCGGTTCCGGTCCGGTATGGTTTCAATATAAAAGCACAGGACGAAGTGGAAGGCAAAGCGGTGATTCACTGGCTGTTTCATCTGGTGGATGTGCGGATTTTTTACAGACAGAAAGATGTTTCTTTCCGGCTGCGTATTCTGGGAATTCCCATTCCGCTTAATAAGGAAAAGCCGGAAAAGGATAAAAAGGAAAAGCCGGATAAGGGGAAAGAGAAAAAAGCAGAAAAATCCTCCGGAAAACAGGCAGAAGAAAACCTTTCTGAAGAAAAAGAAACGCTTTTTCTTCCGGAAGAAGCAGAGAAGGATACCCGGAATTCCGTTCAGACGGAGGTGGAAGAACCTTTATCAGATACGGACATGCTTCCGTCAGAGGAAGAGGACAGGGAGCAAAAGGGAAAGAAAGAGAAGCGCAGAAAGCACCGGGGCAGAAAACAAAGTTCCCGCAGCGGAAAAAAATCAGGACGTTCTGGCGGAAAGGACGGATTTCAGGGTCTGGGACAGCGGGCGCAGGATATCAGAACCGGTACTGCCACTGTGAAAGAGCAGATTGAAAACATAAAAAACATGATTTTGGAAGAAACTAATCAAAATGCCCTTCGGGTGCTGCTGGGTGAGGTTCGGTATCTGCTGCGCCATTATTCCCCGAAAAAGGTATATGGAACCGTGAGGTTTGCAATGAAAAAACCGGATCAGACAGGAAAAGTGCTGGGAGCCATAAGCCTTTTTCCAGGCTGGAGCCGATATCGAATCGTAGTGATGCCGGACTTTGCGGCGGAAGATTTTTACCTGAAAGGAAATATCAGCGTCAAAGGCCATATCCGGATATTGCATGTACCTCTTTCCGGATTCCGGCTGATTACAAATAAAAATATACGACAACTAATAAAAAATATAAGAAAATAACAGGAGGTTTATGCCATGCAGGAAAATAATTTTAACACAACCGTACAGTCTTTATTTAAGGGAATGGACAGTTTCATTACCACAAAGACGGTAGTAGGAGAAGCGGTGCACATCGGAGATACCATTATTCTCCCGCTGATAGAGGTTTCCTTTGGAGTAGGCGCAGGCGCATTCTGCCATGATAAGAAGAATAATGCGGCCGGAGGACTGGGCGGGAGAATTACCCCAAGCGCCGTGCTGGTAATCCAGAACGGTGTTACCAAACTGGTGAATGTTAAGAATCAGGACAGCATTACCAAGATTCTGGATATGGTACCGGAACTGGTAAATAAATTTACCGAAAAGAACGCTGCAAAGAAGAAATCCAAAGCAGAAGAAGAAGCCAGAGAAGCAGCGGCTCAGGAACTGGCGGAACAGTTAAATATTCCGAAGGATGAGAAAACAGAGGAATAAAGGTGTAAGGTTCACCGGAATTGTTTCAGAACAGAGAGCATATATTAGAAGTAATATATGCTCTTTTCGGTGATGGCATGAAACGTCTGATTGGTTTTATTCTGTTCTGGATAGCGGTGGGAATGGCAATTATGATTTTTCTGCCAAATGAAGTGCTTGGAATACTGATTATTCTGGTATTGCTGCTGCTTGGGTATAATCTTTTCTGCTGTTAGGAAAACCCTCCTGCACGCGTGCGTATCTGATTTTTATTCTACACGAAAGATTCTTTCACGCATTAGCGCGACAAGGTCTGTCCTGATAGAAGAACAAAGTGGGCTTGCGCATTTTGGCGCGCCGAGCATGGTCGCTTCAGCGGCATTATTCCATTCATGCGAGTGCGCATCGTAATTTTTATTCTACAGGAAAGACACTTTCACGCATTAGCGTGA is from Lachnospiraceae bacterium JLR.KK002 and encodes:
- a CDS encoding penicillin-binding transpeptidase domain-containing protein; this encodes MKKPSTERKSRTSTNREKNREFAIITYLFVGMFMMMMGYFVWFQVFRSEDFINSPYNARQNTFSEHVVRGEILSADGKVLAQTLVGEDGSETRQYPYGSMFAHAVGYDSNGKSGIESFGNFSLLRSHAFALEQVVNGIQNQKNPGDNIVTTLDYGLQETAYQALGSNRGAIVVLEPATGKILAMVSRPDFDPNTIEAEWDSIIADTEDDNSVLVNRVTQGLYPPGSTFKILTTLEYLREHENYQDYSYECTGSISMENTEIHCYNHAVHGTENLETSFAKSCNTSYANIGLGLDKKAFQQLCDSMLFQKNLPISYPFNKSSFVLKEDSSTDEVTQTAIGQGKTLVTPIHMAMITSAIANQGILMRPYVIDRTENYKGITVKEYKPSRYGALISEEEAAKLQEFMALVVQEGTGSKLSGQSYQAAGKTGSAEFSSNKSESHAWFTGYASAEGKETIAVTVIVEKGGAGSSTAVPIAKQVFDRYFSR
- a CDS encoding NUDIX hydrolase, which produces MIEATSCGGVVIFRGKILLLYKNYRNKYEGWVLPKGTVEPGEEYRETAAREVLEETGVDASIIKYVGKSQYTFTVPDDTVEKDVHWYLMMADSYYSKPQREEYFVDSGYYKFHEAYHLLRFANEKQILEKAYNEYLDLKKSNLWGNRKYF
- a CDS encoding GerW family sporulation protein, whose product is MQENNFNTTVQSLFKGMDSFITTKTVVGEAVHIGDTIILPLIEVSFGVGAGAFCHDKKNNAAGGLGGRITPSAVLVIQNGVTKLVNVKNQDSITKILDMVPELVNKFTEKNAAKKKSKAEEEAREAAAQELAEQLNIPKDEKTEE